From a region of the Impatiens glandulifera chromosome 4, dImpGla2.1, whole genome shotgun sequence genome:
- the LOC124933963 gene encoding T-complex protein 1 subunit delta has translation MATTSVQAPRASKTESYVDNKRKDDIRQANIIAARAVADAVRTSLGPKGMDKMISTASGEVIITNDGATILNRMEVLQPAAKMLVELSKSQDIVAGDGTTTVVVIAGALLKQCLILLNSGIHPTVISDSLHKASVKAVDILTAMAVPVELTDRDSLVKSASTSLNSKVVSQYSTLLAPLAVDSVLTVVDPVKPDLVDLRDVKIVKKLGGTIDDTELVKGLVFDKKVSHAAGGPTRVENAKIAVIQFQISPPKTDIEQSIVVSDYSQMDRILKEERNYILSIIKKIKATGCNVLLIQKSILRDAVTDLSLHYLAKAKILVIKDVERDDIEFITKTLNCLPIANIEHFRVEKMGYADMVEEVSLGDGKIVKITGIKDMGRTATVLVRGSNILVLDEAERSLHDALCVVRCLVNKKFLIAGGGAPEIELSRQLGAWAKVLKGMESYCVKSFAEALEVIPYTLAENAGLNPISIVTELRNRHAQGEINAGINVRKGQITNILEENVVQPLLVSTSAITLATECVRMILKIDDIVTVR, from the coding sequence ATGGCAACAACATCTGTTCAAGCTCCTCGTGCATCCAAAACCGAAAGCTACGTCGATAACAAGCGCAAAGATGATATACGTCAAGCCAACATCATCGCTGCCCGTGCCGTTGCAGATGCCGTCAGAACAAGTCTCGGTCCCAAAGGTATGGACAAAATGATCTCCACAGCTTCCGGCGAAGTAATCATTACCAACGACGGTGCAACTATTCTCAACAGAATGGAAGTTCTTCAACCCGCAGCGAAGATGTTAGTTGAACTCTCCAAATCGCAGGATATAGTCGCTGGAGATGGAACTACAACTGTTGTTGTTATTGCTGGAGCTCTTCTCAAACAGTGTCTTATCCTCTTAAACAGTGGTATTCATCCTACTGTCATCTCTGATTCACTTCACAAAGCTTCAGTGAAAGCTGTTGATATCCTTACTGCCATGGCGGTCCCGGTTGAGCTTACTGATCGTGATTCGCTTGTGAAATCTGCTAGTACTTCGCTTAATAGTAAGGTTGTTAGTCAGTATTCGACTCTTCTTGCTCCTTTAGCTGTGGATTCGGTTCTTACTGTAGTTGATCCTGTGAAGCCTGATCTTGTGGATCTTAGAGATGTTAAGATCGTTAAGAAGCTTGGAGGGACTATTGACGACACTGAGCTTGTTAAAGGTTTAGTTTTCGATAAAAAGGTTTCCCATGCTGCTGGTGGTCCAACTCGTGTTGAAAATGCTAAAATTGCTGTAATTCAGTTTCAGATTTCTCCTCCGAAGACAGATATAGAACAGTCAATTGTAGTTTCCGATTATTCGCAAATGGATAGGATTCTGAAAGAAGAGAGGAACTACATCCTCAGCATCATCAAGAAGATTAAAGCCACTGGGTGTAATGTGCTGCTGATCCAGAAGAGTATCTTGAGGGACGCGGTGACTGATTTGTCTTTGCATTATCTTGCGAAAGCTAAGATTCTTGTAATTAAGGATGTCGAGCGTGATGACATTGAGTTCATTACCAAGACATTGAACTGTTTGCCTATTGCCAATATTGAGCATTTCCGTGTTGAGAAGATGGGTTATGCTGATATGGTTGAGGAAGTTTCACTTGGAGATGGTAAGATTGTAAAGATTACTGGGATTAAGGATATGGGTAGGACTGCAACTGTTCTTGTTCGCGGTTCGAATATACTTGTTCTGGATGAAGCGGAGAGGAGCTTGCACGATGCTTTGTGTGTTGTGAGGTGTTTAGTGAATAAGAAGTTTCTAATTGCAGGAGGTGGTGCCCCAGAGATTGAACTTTCAAGGCAATTAGGTGCATGGGCTAAAGTTCTTAAGGGTATGGAGAGTTATTGTGTGAAGTCATTTGCAGAAGCACTTGAAGTTATCCCGTATACTTTGGCTGAGAATGCCGGTTTGAATCCAATCTCTATTGTGACTGAGCTTAGAAACAGGCATGCTCAGGGAGAGATAAACGCTGGTATTAATGTGAGGAAAGGGCAAATCACAAACATCCTTGAGGAGAATGTGGTGCAGCCACTTCTCGTAAGCACAAGTGCAATCACATTGGCAACTGAGTGTGTGAGGATGATTTTGAAGATTGATGATATTGTTACTGTGAggtaa